The proteins below come from a single Loxodonta africana isolate mLoxAfr1 chromosome 20, mLoxAfr1.hap2, whole genome shotgun sequence genomic window:
- the LOC100675751 gene encoding keratin-associated protein 11-1, translating to MSYNCSTRNCSSRPIRGRCTVPAATVSVAKPCDPDCLSGIYLPSSFQTGSWLLDHCQETCCEPTVCQPTCYQQASCVSVPSQVTCSRQTTCVSNPCSTPCSQPVTFVSSACKPLGGISRVCQPVGCISTVCQPVGGVSTVCQPACGVSRTYQRSFVSSCRRTC from the coding sequence ATGTCCTACAACTGCTCTACAAGGAACTGCTCTTCCAGGCCAATCAGAGGACGCTGCACGGTGCCAGCGGCCACCGTTTCCGTAGCTAAGCCCTGCGATCCTGACTGCCTGAGTGGCATCTATTTGCCCAGTTCCTTCCAAACTGGGTCCTGGCTCCTAGACCACTGTCAGGAGACCTGCTGTGAGCCCACCGTTTGCCAGCCAACTTGCTACCAGCAAGCTTCTTGCGTCTCCGTCCCTAGCCAGGTGACTTGCTCTCGCCAAACGACCTGTGTCTCCAATCCCTGCTCAACTCCTTGCAGCCAGCCAGTCACCTTTGTCTCCAGTGCTTGTAAGCCCCTGGGAGGCATCTCCAGGGTCTGCCAACCTGTGGGCTGCATCTCCACTGTGTGCCAGCCAGTGGGAGGAGTCTCCACTGTGTGCCAACCAGCCTGCGGGGTCTCCAGGACCTACCAGAGGTCCTTTGTGTCTAGCTGCCGAAGAACATGCTAA